AAAAGAGCTTTTTCTTTATCACTTGTATTTATAGATTCTACGCCTTGTAGAATCTGTTCTATTCTCTCATCAGATAGTCCAAGCATCTTTGCAATACCCTTGTGAACATCCACACACATTTTACATCCATTTTCTATAGATATAAGCAGTGCGATTGCTTCTTTAATATCGTATGACAGATGCGTCTCATCTAAAAGATACTTTTGAATCATCTCATCCGTTGCAAAATAAACTTTTTCATCCACTGCTAAAAGTTTAAATATCTCACCGAGTTTTCCCGTTTTTTCTAAAATTGGTTTAGCTTTTTCCTGAATTGCAGGTGTCATATCCTCAAATTCCGGTAATTTTATATGTGCCATATTTTTTTCCTTATAATTATTTATAATAACGTAAAGTTAAACTTAACGTTTAAAATTATAGGTTATAATTCTTATAGAAATATTAAAAAGGTTTATACTTGGAATACAAAATTTCAGAACTTGTAGCACTAACAAACGTGCCGAAATCAACTATACTATATTATATTCGTGAAGGCTTGCTTCCGGAAGCAAAAAAGCTAAAATCAAATGTTCACAGATACAATGACGAGCATCTGGAGTTGATAAAATATATAAAATATATGCAACAAGAGATAGGCAGTTCAAACGAACAAATTAAAGCAGCCCTGCAAAATAAAAATCAATCTATATCAAGTTCATCTTCGATGTTGGCTCCTCTTATGCAAACGCTAATAAATATCCCGCCGGGGGCTCAACACTATACTAAAAACAAATTTATAGATCATTATGATTTTGACATTCAATTAATTGATAAACTCTTAAATGACGGCATATTAATGCCTGTTAATGAAAATGATTTTACGGAAAAAGAAGCCTCTATAATCAGAATGATTGAAAACTTTAACGAGGTTGGAGTTGAATATGATATTATAAAAAAGTACGTACATCATGCAAAAGAATTATCTTTGCTTGAACAAGAGATGCAAAAAAAACTTTGTAGCGTGAAAGATGATGAAAATTTTTCGACTCTATGGAAAATTATGTTTGATGCCTTGTTTAACGCTAAAGATTATATCTTTAGCCGTTATACATATAAAGTTTTACATCAGACTGTTAAAGATGAACTCTCTTAAAAATCATCGTCAAAACTTAAACTACCTTTTGAGTAGTTGGTAACCGTACCTTCAAAAAAGTTTGTTTTTTGGTCGTTAAACTTAGCAAAGTCATCAACCCATTTAATTGGATTTGTTACATTATATAGTTTTTCAAATCCAACTGATTCTAATCTGTCATCGGCTAAATACTGAATATATTGTTCAACTATATTATCCGTTAAACCTAAAATTTGTCCCTGAGTAATATATTTACCCCATTTAACTTCTAAATCAACCGCCTCTTTAAACATCTCTATAACTTCGGCTTTTAACTTGTCCGTAAAAAGGTCCGGTCTCTCTTTTCTTAGTGTATTTATCAAGTTTTTAAAGAGTGTCAAGTGAGTAACTTCATCTCTTTGGATAAAACGAATCATCTGAGCACTTCCAAGCATCTTACCTGAACGAGCCAATGTGTAAATATAAGCAAAACCGCTATAAAAATAGATACCTTCTAAAATCTGGTTTGCAAAACAAGCTTTTACAAAGTTGTGTTCCGTCGGATTTTTAGATAATTCATCATATGTACGGAAAATTGCATCGTTTTTAGTCTTTAACATCATATCTTGACGCCACAAATCATAAATCTCTTCGGAGTTTGTAGAGATAGAGTCAACCATAACGGCATAAGACTGGGAGTGAAGTGCTTCTTCAAATGACTGACGAACCAGAATTAGGTTTATCTCCGGAGAAGTTACATACGGGTTTACATTGTCAATCAAGTTATTTGTTTGAAGCGAATCCATAAATATAAGTTGTGAAAGAGCTTTATCATAAGCATCTTTTTCCGATTCTGTTAAGTTTTTATAGTCATTAACATCTTTAGTCATATCAACTTCTTTAGGAAACCACGTGTTATTTAACATAACTTCCCAAAGGTTATATGCCCATTGATACTTAATATTGTTTAACTCAAAAATACCTGTCGGATTACCGCCAAATATCTTTCTGTCATTCACATTTTCTTTAGATTCAGGGTTGTATATTTTTTTTCTATCCATAATATTTTTCCATAGATTTTTTAAGTCTATTATTATAACTATGAAAAGATTTGATTAACCTTTTTTAAATAGAAAGTTTTAGTAACATATTAGTTTCGTTTAATTTGCCAAATGCTATAATCTTTGATTATGATTAAATATGGTTGTTAATATATTTAGTTATTCTTTACTTATCACAAAGGATAGTGTTATGGGATTATTCGGAAATAACGGTGTACCTGCGAGAGATTATAATCTTTTAAAAGAGGAAAACCTGTCACTGCAAAAAGAAAATGAAGAGCTTATAGAAAAAATAGAACAACTTCAACATCAAATGGCTAATGTCGGTAACCAAAAAAATGATAGTGTGCCGGATGCATTAATGTCTTTTCAAAACCTTCATTTAAAAACAAATATAGTTGATATTCAAGGAAACCTTGCCGAATCCATAGAGTCATCAAAATCAAGTGTCCTTAAATCACAAGAATTAGTTACCAATATTTCAAGCATCTCTGAAAAAACTCAAAACATCGTTACTACACTCGATAAACTAAATGAATTATCCGATGAGTCCGTTCATACTGTTGAGAGTTTATCTTCAAGAACAGATGAAATTACCGATATTTTAACTCTGATAAAAGATATTTCAGACCAAACAAACTTACTAGCACTAAATGCTGCCATAGAAGCTGCACGTGCAGGTGAACACGGACGTGGTTTTGCAGTCGTTGCAGATGAAGTTCGCAAACTCGCAGACAGAACAGATAAAGCCGTCAGTGAAATCAACATCTCTTTACAATCTATGAAACAAGATGTTGATAGTATGAGTGAACAGTTTAAAGATGTGCAAGAGGGTGTTAACGGATCAAACTCTCTTATCAGTGAACTTGATAATTCCCTTCAAGAAAGTTCATCCGAGATACAAGATACTTTTAAAGACATACATTATACTACCGATAGAGTTTTTATGTCGCTTGCTAAACTAGATCATATTCTTTGGAAAGTAAATACCTACTATTCAGCTACAACCAAAAAAGAGCAGTTCAAATTTGTAGATCATCATAATTGCCGCTTAGGCAAATGGTATTACGAAGGTGACGGTAAAGATAATTTTTCACATACCTCTCACTATGCAGAACTTGAAAAACCTCACTCAACCGTACATAACGGTACACATAAAGTTTTTGACCTAATTACTGATGAAAAACCTAATATTGAAGCTTTAAAAGCTGCATTTAAAGAGATGGAAGAGGGTAGTGACGATATATTTAAAATCTTAGATAAAATTCTTCACGATAAGGACTAAATAAATATAAACTTATATATTTAATACACATATTCTACACGCATTTTGTATAAAATTTTCATATTATAATTTTACCTAATGAAAAGGAATTCTTTTTAAGAGTTCCTCTAATCAAGAAAGGAGAAGGTATGAGATTTTTTATACTTTTCATACTAATATTTACGACTATGCAAGCAATAGATTTAAAACCTTACCAAAAAAAAGCAGATTCTCTTAGTGAACTTGAATACAATGTAATTGTAAATAAAGCGACTGAACACCCTTATACGGGAATATACCTTGATAATAAAAAACACGGTATATATAAATGTAAACTCTGCGGTACACCACTTTATAAGTCAGATGATAAATTTAACTCTAACTGTGGGTGGCCAAGTTTTGATGATGAGATAGAAGGTGCGGTTAAACGCATACCTGATGCTGACGGAAGACGTGTAGAGATTGTGTGTGCAACTTGTGGTGCACATCTTGGTCATGTTTTTGAAGGCGAAGGATTTACAAGAAAAAACACCCGTCACTGTGTAAATTCCGTTTCTATAGAGTTTGAAGAAAAAAAAGCCGATGAAAATATAGCAAAAGCATATTTTGCAGGCGGATGTTTCTGGGGCGTTGAGTATTACATGCAACAGATTGACGGTGTAAAAGAAGTAATATCCGGTTTTATGGGCGGACATGTAAAAAATCCGAGCTACTATGAAGTTGTAAGAAGCGATACCGGACATCTTGAAACGGTTGAAGTAATATATGACAAAACAAAAGTATCTTACAAACAGCTAGCCAAGACATTTTTTGAAATACACGATCCTACTCAAGCAAACGGTCAAGGACCGGACATCGGTGCACAATATTTATCTGCTATTTTTGTAAATAATACACATGAACGTGAAATAGTTAATGAGTTGATAAAAGAACTAAAATCTAACGGTTATGACGTGGTAACAAAAGTAATAGATGCTAAAGAATTTTATGAAGCTGATGAGTCTCATCAAAATTATTATAATAAAAAAGGCTCACTGCCTTATTGTCACGGATATGTTAAGCGCTTCTAGTTACACTTAAAAGTGTAACTAGCATTTTTCTTATTTTCTAGATGCGCGTTTACGCTCAGTTTCTGTAAGGAATTTTTTACGGATACGAACATTCTCGGGAGTTATCTCTAAAAGCTCATCATCCTCAATCCACTCTAATGCACGCTCTAATGACATATCACGTGGCGGAACAAGCTTGATAGCATCGTCCGCACCGGATGAACGTACGTTTGATTGCTGCTTGCCTTTAATAGGGTTTACAGTTAAGTCGTTGCTTTTTGAGTGTTCACCGATAATCATACCCTCATACACTTTAGTTTGAGGTTTTACATACATAACACCACGGTTTTGTAAGTTAAAGATAGAATATGCTACCGCTTCACCGTTTTCGCTTGAGATTAAAGCACCGTATGGACGAGATTCAACTTCACCGCTAAATGGACGGTATTCTATAAATGAGTGATTCATTACACCCTCACCTTTTGTATCTGTTAAAAACTGTCCACGGAAACCGATTAATGAACGAGCAGGTATTTCAAACTCGATACGCTGGAAACCTTGACCCATTGGAACCATTGATTTCATCTCGGCCTTACGTTTACCTAGACGCTCAATTACAGTTCCACCTAACTCCTCAGGTACATCAATAACAAGATGCTCAAACGGTTCACATTTAACGCCTTCAATCTCTTTACGGATAACTTCAGGACGAGAAATTCCAAATTCAAAACCTTCACGACGCATATTCTCGGCAAGAACGGTAATTTGAAGTTCACCGCGACCAGAAACTTTAAATTTACCCTCACCGACTACTTCAAACTTCATTGCAACATTCGTATTCATTTCAGCTTCAAGACGATCTTTTATCTTGTTTGAAGTTACGTGTTTACCCTCTTGACCTGCAAGCGGAGAATCGTTAACAGAAAATACAACCGTAAGAGTAGGTTCTTCAATGTGCATAGGGTCTAGTGCAACCGGATTGACAGGATCACAGATAGTATCACCGACATCAATAGTCTCTAAACCGGCCATTGCAACGATATCACCTGCTTCAGCTTCTTCAATTTCCATACGATTTAGTCCATGAAAACCGATAAGTTTGGTAATACGACCTTTTACCATTTCGCCGTCAGCTTTTGCAAGCATAACGTTATCACCTTTTTTGATTGTACCGTTAAATATACGACTTATACCGATTTTTCCAACATAATTATCATAATCAAGTGTAAATACTTGAGCTTGAGCAGGATTATCTTTATCCCCTTCCGGTTCCGGAATATGTTCTAAGATAGTTTCAAAAATACATTGAAAATCTCCACCCTCTTCATCCATATCCAACTTAGCAATACCATCACGAGCAGCTGCATAGATTACGGGAAAATCTTGTTGGTCATCGGTTGCATCCATATCTGCAAACAAATCAAACATCTCATCTACAACACGATCCGGATCAGCCGATGGTTTATCAATCTTATTAATTACAACAATTGGCTTTTTACCCATTGCTAACATTTTTTTAACAACAAATTTTGTTTGTGGCATAACACCTTCGTAAGCATCTACTAACACTAACACACCGTCAACCATTTTTAAAACACGTTCAACCTCACCACCAAAATCGGCGTGACCCGGAGTATCGATAATATTGATTTTATAATCTTTATAACGTATAGCAGTGTTCTTTGAAAGAATAGTAATTCCACGCTCTTTTTCTAAATCGTTGCTATCCATGGCACGTTCATCATGTTGTTCGTGATCACCAAATGTACCGGACTGCTCTAAGAGTCCGTCAACCAATGTAGTTTTACCATGATCAACGTGAGCAATAACAGCAATATTTCTAATATTTTGCATATTTTGTTTCCTCTATATTTTGGAAAATTTTACTAAAGATATTCTGTGAAACAGAGCGCTTTAGAATATTTTTCGCGATTATACCCAAAAAAAAGTTATATTCCCGTAAAACTAATGGTATAATTATTTAATATTAAGAAAAATACACAAAAATCTCAAAAAGCAGTATTTACCAAATGAAAAATAATATTATTATTGATTATCCAAATATTTTAAATAAAATCTTTGATAAATTATATAAATATGATATAAAACCGATAATAGTCGGTGGATATATTCGAGACTATATTTTCAATTCTGCATCAAATAAAAAACAAGTTTTAACAAAAGATATTGATATTGAGCTTTATAACGCAACTTCAATTGAAAATATTCAACAGATTTTGATTGAATTTGGTAATTCAAATATTATAGGAAAAAATTTTGGAGTTATCAAACTAAAAATTGATGACTTAGATATTGACTTTTCTATGCCCCGGACTGAAAATAAAATCTCATCCGGACACACCGGCTTTAGTGTACAGACTTATTCAAACCTAAATTTTAAAACTGCAAGTTTAAGAAGAGATTTTACGATTAATTCTATAGGATATGATATTTTTAGTAAAAAACTTCTAGATCCTTATAATGGTTTGGAGGATATTTCAAATAAAATTTTAAAAATAGTAAATGAAAAAACTTTCATAGAAGACCCCTTAAGAGTTCTTAGAGCTATGCAATTTTGTGCCAGATTTAATTTAACTGCAGATAAACAACTCATAGATATATGCTCTAAAATGTGTCAAAAAAACCTTTTAAATGAGTTGCCAAGGGAGAGAATATTTGAAGAGTTTAAAAAGCTGTTTTTAAAAGCAAAAAGACCCTCTATTGGCTTAAATTTTTTAAAAGAAGTAGATGCATTTATATATTTTAATGAATTAAATATATCCAAAAAAGACTGGAATGATACACTAAAATATATAGACAATTTAGATAAAACAAATTTAGATAACAATACTAACATAATAATTATGTTAGCTTTGCTGTGTTATAAAATGCAAAGAATCAACAGAGAGAGTTTTATAAATAAATTAACTAACAAAAAAAATATTTTAAATATTTTAGAAACATTTTACCATGTAGATATCTTCTTAGAGAATCCGCGTAAGAATCTGCTCAAATATAATGTTTTAAAAGATATAAATCTAAATATGTTATTGCCTTATTTAAGAGCTAAAAATATATCTGAACTAACTATAAATAAGATTAAAAAAATTAAACCTATTATTCAAGGTCATAACCTTTTAGATATAGGTATGAAAGAATCTAAAGAGTTTGGTTCTATTTTGCAACTAATATATGAAGTTCAAATAAAAAAACTTTTTATTTAAGTGTACGCATCTTATCTACGATATCAGATTTATAATCAATCATATCCGTAGCTTTTTTCATCGCAGTTTTTATTTTACTTTTATAGGTTTGTTTATTTTCATTATCATACTTTTGTATGATTTCATCATATGTTTCTAAAAACTTTTGAACGATTTCAATTATATTTATACTTACTGTTTTATGAGATAAAATTAAAATTATTAAATCAAATATCTTTTTTTTCTTTGAATCCATATCTTCAATATTCATATAATAATGTGATGTATTT
The genomic region above belongs to Sulfurimonas lithotrophica and contains:
- a CDS encoding carboxymuconolactone decarboxylase family protein; translation: MAHIKLPEFEDMTPAIQEKAKPILEKTGKLGEIFKLLAVDEKVYFATDEMIQKYLLDETHLSYDIKEAIALLISIENGCKMCVDVHKGIAKMLGLSDERIEQILQGVESINTSDKEKALLNFCIKASKKDNYKILKEEIDALKNMGYSDVEIIEAVSITGYFNYINTLSNVFALS
- a CDS encoding MerR family transcriptional regulator, which produces MEYKISELVALTNVPKSTILYYIREGLLPEAKKLKSNVHRYNDEHLELIKYIKYMQQEIGSSNEQIKAALQNKNQSISSSSSMLAPLMQTLINIPPGAQHYTKNKFIDHYDFDIQLIDKLLNDGILMPVNENDFTEKEASIIRMIENFNEVGVEYDIIKKYVHHAKELSLLEQEMQKKLCSVKDDENFSTLWKIMFDALFNAKDYIFSRYTYKVLHQTVKDELS
- a CDS encoding ribonucleotide-diphosphate reductase subunit beta, which encodes MDRKKIYNPESKENVNDRKIFGGNPTGIFELNNIKYQWAYNLWEVMLNNTWFPKEVDMTKDVNDYKNLTESEKDAYDKALSQLIFMDSLQTNNLIDNVNPYVTSPEINLILVRQSFEEALHSQSYAVMVDSISTNSEEIYDLWRQDMMLKTKNDAIFRTYDELSKNPTEHNFVKACFANQILEGIYFYSGFAYIYTLARSGKMLGSAQMIRFIQRDEVTHLTLFKNLINTLRKERPDLFTDKLKAEVIEMFKEAVDLEVKWGKYITQGQILGLTDNIVEQYIQYLADDRLESVGFEKLYNVTNPIKWVDDFAKFNDQKTNFFEGTVTNYSKGSLSFDDDF
- a CDS encoding CZB domain-containing protein; protein product: MSLAKLDHILWKVNTYYSATTKKEQFKFVDHHNCRLGKWYYEGDGKDNFSHTSHYAELEKPHSTVHNGTHKVFDLITDEKPNIEALKAAFKEMEEGSDDIFKILDKILHDKD
- a CDS encoding bifunctional methionine sulfoxide reductase B/A protein; translation: MRFFILFILIFTTMQAIDLKPYQKKADSLSELEYNVIVNKATEHPYTGIYLDNKKHGIYKCKLCGTPLYKSDDKFNSNCGWPSFDDEIEGAVKRIPDADGRRVEIVCATCGAHLGHVFEGEGFTRKNTRHCVNSVSIEFEEKKADENIAKAYFAGGCFWGVEYYMQQIDGVKEVISGFMGGHVKNPSYYEVVRSDTGHLETVEVIYDKTKVSYKQLAKTFFEIHDPTQANGQGPDIGAQYLSAIFVNNTHEREIVNELIKELKSNGYDVVTKVIDAKEFYEADESHQNYYNKKGSLPYCHGYVKRF
- the typA gene encoding translational GTPase TypA, whose amino-acid sequence is MQNIRNIAVIAHVDHGKTTLVDGLLEQSGTFGDHEQHDERAMDSNDLEKERGITILSKNTAIRYKDYKINIIDTPGHADFGGEVERVLKMVDGVLVLVDAYEGVMPQTKFVVKKMLAMGKKPIVVINKIDKPSADPDRVVDEMFDLFADMDATDDQQDFPVIYAAARDGIAKLDMDEEGGDFQCIFETILEHIPEPEGDKDNPAQAQVFTLDYDNYVGKIGISRIFNGTIKKGDNVMLAKADGEMVKGRITKLIGFHGLNRMEIEEAEAGDIVAMAGLETIDVGDTICDPVNPVALDPMHIEEPTLTVVFSVNDSPLAGQEGKHVTSNKIKDRLEAEMNTNVAMKFEVVGEGKFKVSGRGELQITVLAENMRREGFEFGISRPEVIRKEIEGVKCEPFEHLVIDVPEELGGTVIERLGKRKAEMKSMVPMGQGFQRIEFEIPARSLIGFRGQFLTDTKGEGVMNHSFIEYRPFSGEVESRPYGALISSENGEAVAYSIFNLQNRGVMYVKPQTKVYEGMIIGEHSKSNDLTVNPIKGKQQSNVRSSGADDAIKLVPPRDMSLERALEWIEDDELLEITPENVRIRKKFLTETERKRASRK
- a CDS encoding CCA tRNA nucleotidyltransferase, giving the protein MKNNIIIDYPNILNKIFDKLYKYDIKPIIVGGYIRDYIFNSASNKKQVLTKDIDIELYNATSIENIQQILIEFGNSNIIGKNFGVIKLKIDDLDIDFSMPRTENKISSGHTGFSVQTYSNLNFKTASLRRDFTINSIGYDIFSKKLLDPYNGLEDISNKILKIVNEKTFIEDPLRVLRAMQFCARFNLTADKQLIDICSKMCQKNLLNELPRERIFEEFKKLFLKAKRPSIGLNFLKEVDAFIYFNELNISKKDWNDTLKYIDNLDKTNLDNNTNIIIMLALLCYKMQRINRESFINKLTNKKNILNILETFYHVDIFLENPRKNLLKYNVLKDINLNMLLPYLRAKNISELTINKIKKIKPIIQGHNLLDIGMKESKEFGSILQLIYEVQIKKLFI